A single window of Aquarana catesbeiana isolate 2022-GZ linkage group LG10, ASM4218655v1, whole genome shotgun sequence DNA harbors:
- the LOC141110534 gene encoding interferon-inducible GTPase 5-like, with protein sequence MDSSTTEQLGKEVTEALEKGDTAGALERVKKCLSDVENTPLNVAITGESGSGKSTFINALRGLGDEDEGSAQTGVVETTMEPTPYPHPKNKSVTYWDLPGTGTPNFKAREYLNKVQLRQYDFFIIIASERFKENHILLAEEIQKMNKKFYFVRSKIDRDLRDSQERRPKTFNEKELLEKIRQDCVNSLKVNLNNIKSDSVFLVSSFQPEKFDFSRLLKMFEDELPSHKRYVYLRALPNISSQVIEMKKQGLQSVILLVMAQAAVASIVPGLSDLNEILSLSYRIRGYVECFGLDEKSLSNLEERSGRSDLKHLMKSPFVIHEITSDLVSRELKERNGAAYMRLKSFCNWIPLLSAAVSGPLSAGACFKLLFSALDEIAKDAKVALEAAFGCPE encoded by the coding sequence ATGGATTCTTCTACCACAGAACAACTTGGAAAGGAGGTAACAGAAGCCCTAGAAAAGGGAGATACAGCTGGAGCCTTGGAAAGAGTCAAGAAATGTTTGAGTGACGTGGAAAATACCCCCCTGAACGTCGCAATTACTGGAGAATCGGGGTCAGGAAAGTCCACATTTATCAACGCCCTCCGTGGTCTTGGTGATGAAGATGAAGGATCGGCTCAGACCGGTGTGGTGGAGACCACTATGGAGCCAACTCCTTATCCCCATCCAAAGAATAAGAGCGTAACCTATTGGGATCTTCCTGGAACAGGAACTCCTAATTTTAAAGCCAGAGAATATCTGAATAAAGTTCAGCTTCGGCAGTATGACTTTTTTATTATAATTGCATCTGAAAGATTCAAAGAGAATCACATATTGCTGGCTGAGgagatccaaaaaatgaataaGAAGTTTTACTTTGTGAGATCAAAAATTGACAGGGACTTACGTGACAGCCAAGAACGTAGACCTAAAACTTTCAATGAAAAAGAGTTATTAGAGAAGATCAGGCAAGATTGTGTTAATTCTCTCAAAGTTAATTTAAACAATATTAAAAGTGATTCTGTCTTTCTTGTATCTTCTTTCCAGCCTGAGAAATTTGATTTCTCTCGTTTGCTGAAAATGTTTGAGGACGAGCTTCCAAGTCACAAGCGTTATGTTTATTTACGAGCCCTGCCTAACATTTCCTCTCAGGTAATAGAAATGAAAAAGCAAGGTCTACAAAGTGTAATTCTTTTGGTCATGGCGCAAGCCGCTGTAGCGTCAATTGTCCCTGGGTTATCAGATCTCAATGAGATTTTATCCTTATCTTACCGTATTCGGGGATATGTAGAATGTTTTGGTCTTGATGAGAAATCTTTGAGCAACTTGGAGGAAAGGTCTGGTAGAAGTGATCTGAAACATTTAATGAAATCCCCATTTGTGATTCATGAGATCACTTCTGATCTTGTGAGTAGAGAGCTAAAGGAAAGGAATGGTGCTGCTTATATGAGACTTAAATCTTTTTGCAACTGGATTCCATTACTAAGTGCTGCTGTGTCTGGTCCCTTGTCTGCAGGCGCTTGTTTTAAACTCCTTTTCTCTGCCCTGGATGAGATTGCAAAAGATGCAAAAGTTGCTCTTGAAGCTGCTTTTGGCTGTCCAGAATAA